A window of Prolixibacter sp. SD074 contains these coding sequences:
- a CDS encoding rubrerythrin family protein → MKKMRIVLVLVVTSLIAFTSCNQPKPVKTIENLKAGIIGETTASKKYEAFAQKAKEEGHDAIAMLFSAASNAEAVHAANHTKVLESLGEKMDAFTPEFDVKTTAENLQAAIDGESYEVATMYPQFLADAKAEKVQKAEQSFTWALDTEKKHNDFYSKALSALNTELESGLPTGYAVCPVCGNTYDMANVDDKCAFCLTDKSEFINFD, encoded by the coding sequence ATGAAAAAAATGCGTATAGTTTTAGTATTAGTTGTTACAAGTTTGATAGCATTTACAAGCTGTAATCAACCCAAACCGGTTAAAACAATAGAAAACCTCAAGGCAGGTATAATTGGTGAAACAACAGCAAGCAAAAAGTACGAAGCTTTTGCTCAGAAAGCAAAAGAAGAAGGTCATGATGCGATTGCGATGCTTTTTAGCGCCGCATCAAACGCGGAAGCAGTACATGCAGCCAATCATACCAAGGTTTTGGAATCATTAGGCGAAAAGATGGATGCTTTTACACCGGAATTTGACGTGAAAACGACGGCAGAGAATTTACAGGCAGCGATAGACGGAGAGTCGTATGAAGTCGCCACAATGTATCCTCAATTTCTCGCAGATGCAAAAGCTGAAAAAGTTCAGAAAGCTGAACAATCGTTTACCTGGGCGTTAGATACCGAAAAGAAGCACAATGATTTTTATTCCAAAGCATTGAGCGCTTTAAACACGGAGTTGGAAAGCGGTTTGCCTACGGGTTATGCCGTTTGTCCTGTTTGCGGAAATACGTATGATATGGCAAATGTGGATGATAAATGTGCGTTCTGCCTGACCGACAAGTCAGAATTTATCAATTTCGATTAA
- the deoC gene encoding deoxyribose-phosphate aldolase, with amino-acid sequence MTKLKELAKMIDYSILHPTLTDDDLMRECEVAAKYDVASVCVKPYMVKQAVELLKDTDVLVGCVIGFPAGNSTIAVKRFETEVACSDGAVEIDMVINIGKALQGDWDYIRKEIQTVTDECHYHGAIVKVIFETDFVAKEEDIKRLCEICTEAGADYVKTSTGFGFVKGADGKYSYEGATLKNLELMRTYSGPNVKIKAAGGVRTLDQLLAVKEAGCTRCGATATISMLEEAKERFGA; translated from the coding sequence ATGACGAAACTGAAGGAACTCGCGAAAATGATCGATTACTCCATTTTACACCCCACTTTAACGGATGACGACCTGATGCGGGAGTGCGAAGTGGCCGCGAAATATGATGTGGCCTCGGTCTGTGTGAAGCCATACATGGTAAAACAAGCTGTTGAATTGCTCAAGGATACCGACGTATTGGTCGGCTGTGTCATCGGTTTTCCTGCCGGGAATTCCACCATCGCAGTGAAGCGCTTCGAAACTGAAGTAGCCTGTTCTGACGGAGCCGTCGAAATTGATATGGTCATCAATATTGGCAAGGCGTTGCAGGGTGACTGGGATTATATCCGGAAGGAAATCCAGACTGTTACCGATGAATGTCATTACCACGGCGCGATTGTGAAGGTGATTTTCGAAACCGATTTTGTTGCCAAAGAAGAAGATATCAAACGGTTGTGTGAAATTTGTACCGAAGCAGGTGCTGATTACGTGAAGACGTCGACCGGCTTTGGCTTTGTGAAAGGAGCCGATGGAAAATACAGCTATGAAGGGGCAACGTTGAAGAACCTGGAGCTCATGCGAACATATTCCGGCCCGAATGTGAAAATCAAAGCGGCGGGCGGTGTTCGAACACTCGATCAACTGTTAGCCGTGAAGGAAGCCGGCTGTACCCGTTGCGGAGCAACTGCGACGATTTCTATGCTGGAGGAAGCCAAGGAACGGTTTGGAGCCTGA
- a CDS encoding YiiX/YebB-like N1pC/P60 family cysteine hydrolase, with amino-acid sequence MGITKVTSDGIYVLNSEPKYGVIRQPLDSFLHPEGERAEVVAYRLKAPFRKSIPEAMKRAHQLIGQPYNYSYILPDTGYYCSEFVYTVFAPDSVFKLNPMTFKNPQTGQFDSTWVAHYQKLGIGIPEGKTGCNPNGMAASDKLERLGEVKLSNVKATN; translated from the coding sequence ATGGGAATTACAAAAGTGACTTCAGATGGCATATATGTTTTGAACTCAGAACCTAAATATGGTGTGATTCGGCAACCGCTCGATTCATTCCTACATCCGGAAGGAGAAAGAGCGGAAGTGGTGGCTTACCGGTTGAAAGCGCCGTTCCGGAAATCTATTCCGGAAGCCATGAAGCGTGCGCATCAGTTGATTGGACAGCCCTACAATTACAGCTATATTCTTCCGGATACGGGATATTACTGTTCGGAATTTGTTTATACTGTTTTTGCTCCTGATTCGGTTTTCAAACTGAATCCAATGACTTTTAAAAATCCGCAAACCGGACAATTTGATTCGACCTGGGTGGCGCACTATCAAAAGCTGGGAATCGGTATTCCGGAAGGAAAAACCGGTTGCAACCCAAACGGAATGGCCGCTTCTGATAAACTGGAGCGATTGGGTGAGGTTAAACTAAGCAATGTAAAAGCAACTAACTAA
- a CDS encoding fumarylacetoacetate hydrolase family protein, with protein sequence MKLIRFGERGKERPGILINGERYDCSGRFNDWDHTFFQHGGLNLLQKLVEEEGDKLPVVNPQERWASPVARPASIVCAGLNYANHAKEAEMEVPKEPVIFMKPTNTLAGPYDDVIIPPGSTKTDYEIELAIVMGKNALYLKDEAAAYECIAGYTIANDVSEREYQLERGGQWVKGKSSPGFTPLGPFLAIRDNIAEPRNMDLQLTVNNSIRQIGNTETMIFHPSSLIWYISQYMQMEAGDVILTGTPPGVGMGMQPPQYLENGDKVELTIEGLGTQKQVFVDYIP encoded by the coding sequence ATGAAATTGATTCGTTTTGGAGAACGCGGCAAGGAAAGACCAGGTATCCTGATTAATGGGGAAAGGTATGATTGTTCGGGCAGGTTCAACGATTGGGATCACACTTTTTTTCAGCACGGCGGATTAAATCTACTGCAAAAGCTGGTAGAAGAAGAAGGTGATAAACTGCCTGTCGTGAATCCGCAGGAGCGGTGGGCCAGTCCGGTTGCACGCCCGGCCTCCATCGTATGTGCGGGCTTGAATTACGCCAATCATGCCAAAGAAGCGGAGATGGAGGTTCCTAAGGAGCCCGTAATTTTTATGAAACCAACCAACACGTTGGCCGGTCCATATGATGATGTAATTATTCCGCCCGGCAGTACGAAAACAGATTATGAAATTGAGCTGGCCATTGTTATGGGGAAGAATGCTCTTTACCTGAAAGACGAAGCGGCGGCCTATGAATGTATTGCCGGCTATACTATAGCCAACGATGTGTCGGAACGGGAGTATCAACTCGAAAGAGGAGGGCAGTGGGTAAAAGGAAAATCCTCACCGGGTTTTACTCCGCTGGGACCGTTCCTGGCTATCCGCGACAATATTGCAGAACCCCGCAACATGGATTTACAACTGACTGTGAACAACAGCATTCGTCAGATTGGCAATACCGAGACAATGATATTTCATCCATCGAGCCTGATTTGGTACATATCGCAATACATGCAGATGGAAGCCGGTGATGTTATCCTGACCGGAACGCCTCCCGGTGTTGGAATGGGAATGCAACCGCCACAATACCTTGAAAACGGTGACAAGGTGGAATTAACCATCGAAGGCTTGGGAACCCAGAAGCAGGTGTTTGTCGATTATATTCCGTGA
- a CDS encoding DUF2231 domain-containing protein gives MISLSHIHPMLVHFPIALIVIGFVADLASLVFKKEACLSKTGFYLLIVGTLSAIFALLAGILFTSDMSGVAGEVKATHELFAWITLGLLFLAAVIRIFLVVKKRENSDLKWLAFALYGLAAISVGITGFFGGTLVYSYMMPL, from the coding sequence ATGATTTCACTAAGCCACATTCACCCAATGTTAGTTCATTTTCCAATTGCGTTAATCGTTATTGGATTTGTTGCCGATTTAGCTTCGTTGGTTTTTAAGAAAGAAGCATGTTTATCGAAAACCGGTTTTTACTTGCTAATCGTTGGTACACTTTCGGCCATTTTTGCTTTGCTGGCCGGTATTTTATTTACTTCCGACATGTCAGGCGTTGCAGGAGAAGTTAAGGCTACCCACGAGTTGTTTGCCTGGATAACGTTGGGTTTATTATTTCTTGCTGCCGTCATTCGGATTTTCCTCGTTGTAAAGAAAAGAGAAAATTCAGACTTGAAATGGCTTGCCTTTGCTCTTTACGGACTTGCAGCCATTTCAGTCGGTATAACCGGTTTCTTTGGCGGAACGCTGGTTTATAGTTATATGATGCCCCTTTAA
- a CDS encoding DUF5700 domain-containing putative Zn-dependent protease, with amino-acid sequence MIIRILFLFTYLLFSAQLFAQVIRYNTVDFSGMAPFWQVESSLIKDTEPDPDEWNALFDAPPYQILMAGGFSQKEFEQQLRLAFMPSMGSLLRKELDKNNPKSNFLRHVMQIMGNEKKLKELQANLQKAQLIKTALSMAKELLPDSFLYARALPPVSFIICDKAISHAPTGVIIDLLFSMDFEAYVPYFIAHEAYHFYRAKIKVPNLPGHNQPEYPIIQMLTQMETEGIADQIDKKKFFLNRGPFAGYEWARSYQHYLAKSPQAILQLDEYFIRMATVPNSDSKIIEDLLPMNGHPTGYYMANAIIEKMGKRTLIQQTANPFAFIRLYQRVALKDKKHYPPFSSITMQYLRKLEQKYYLPKKAEQPKQKSSPKLMWYEKDKVINNW; translated from the coding sequence ATGATAATCAGAATTCTTTTTCTTTTCACCTATCTTCTGTTCAGTGCACAACTATTCGCTCAGGTTATAAGGTATAATACAGTCGACTTTTCGGGAATGGCTCCATTCTGGCAAGTTGAATCATCATTAATAAAAGATACCGAACCCGATCCGGATGAATGGAACGCCCTCTTCGATGCTCCGCCCTATCAGATATTAATGGCCGGTGGATTCTCACAAAAAGAATTTGAACAGCAGCTGCGGCTAGCCTTCATGCCTTCAATGGGCTCGCTGTTGAGAAAAGAACTGGACAAGAATAACCCGAAAAGCAACTTTCTGCGACACGTCATGCAAATAATGGGAAACGAAAAAAAATTGAAAGAGCTGCAAGCCAATTTACAGAAAGCACAACTGATTAAGACGGCTTTGTCGATGGCAAAGGAACTCCTGCCCGATAGTTTTCTTTATGCCAGAGCACTGCCTCCGGTATCGTTTATTATTTGCGATAAAGCCATATCTCACGCCCCAACAGGTGTAATTATCGACCTCCTGTTCAGTATGGATTTCGAGGCGTATGTTCCTTATTTTATTGCGCATGAAGCATATCACTTTTACCGGGCCAAAATCAAAGTCCCAAATTTACCGGGCCACAATCAACCTGAATATCCGATTATACAGATGCTGACACAAATGGAAACGGAAGGAATTGCTGACCAAATTGACAAGAAAAAATTCTTTCTGAACAGAGGCCCTTTTGCCGGTTATGAATGGGCTAGATCCTATCAACATTATCTCGCCAAATCTCCCCAAGCCATCCTTCAACTTGATGAATACTTTATACGGATGGCTACTGTTCCCAATAGTGATTCGAAAATTATAGAGGATTTACTCCCCATGAACGGACATCCAACGGGCTACTATATGGCTAACGCGATTATTGAAAAAATGGGTAAACGGACATTAATTCAACAAACAGCCAATCCGTTTGCCTTCATTCGTCTTTATCAACGCGTTGCCCTGAAAGACAAAAAGCATTATCCGCCCTTTTCATCGATTACCATGCAATACCTTCGCAAACTTGAACAAAAATATTATCTGCCGAAGAAGGCTGAACAGCCGAAACAAAAGTCGAGTCCCAAACTCATGTGGTACGAAAAGGACAAAGTGATTAATAACTGGTAG
- a CDS encoding magnesium transporter CorA family protein — MIKIFRSFGGYVELPKAEKGCWINVTNPTPDEIAALRDQYNMPDDIIKDIIDVDERPRLENDDDWSLVILRIPIENPNNGVPFYTAPLGVFMTRDVTITLCSVQNEVLPSHQPSLYREPYQQVNDELNFILKLFLRSATTYLRYLKYINQQTSSIETDLEESIRNKELTKLLKMEKCLVFFITSLRSNEIVLTKLRNSRRNTINEINEDLLEDAVIENKQAIDMAQIYSDIQSGMMDAFASVISNNLNVVMKQLTSISIILMIPTLIASLYGMNVPNFMENSAWAFPAILFFSGLMAYIGIVMFRKRKWF; from the coding sequence ATGATTAAAATCTTCAGAAGCTTTGGCGGTTACGTTGAGCTACCCAAGGCAGAAAAAGGATGCTGGATTAATGTGACCAATCCAACCCCCGACGAAATCGCTGCACTACGTGACCAGTACAACATGCCCGATGACATTATCAAGGATATTATTGACGTGGATGAGCGCCCGCGTTTGGAAAACGACGACGATTGGTCATTGGTGATTTTGCGTATCCCCATCGAAAATCCCAACAACGGTGTGCCATTTTATACGGCCCCGCTGGGCGTTTTCATGACCAGGGACGTAACCATCACCCTTTGCTCGGTGCAAAACGAAGTACTGCCTTCGCACCAACCGTCGCTTTACCGCGAGCCGTACCAGCAGGTGAACGATGAACTGAATTTCATCCTAAAACTGTTCCTGCGGTCGGCCACCACCTATTTGCGCTACCTGAAATACATTAACCAGCAGACGTCGTCGATTGAAACCGACCTGGAAGAATCGATCCGGAACAAGGAGTTGACCAAATTGCTGAAAATGGAGAAATGCCTGGTCTTCTTCATCACCTCCCTCCGTTCGAACGAAATTGTGTTGACGAAACTCAGGAATTCGCGGCGAAACACCATCAATGAAATTAACGAAGACTTGCTGGAAGACGCGGTGATTGAGAATAAACAGGCCATCGACATGGCGCAGATATATTCCGACATCCAGAGCGGCATGATGGATGCCTTCGCTTCGGTTATCTCCAACAACCTGAACGTGGTGATGAAGCAGTTGACCTCCATCTCCATCATCCTGATGATCCCAACCCTGATTGCCAGTTTGTACGGGATGAACGTGCCGAACTTCATGGAGAACTCGGCCTGGGCGTTCCCGGCCATCCTGTTCTTCTCCGGCCTGATGGCCTACATTGGCATCGTCATGTTCCGGAAACGAAAATGGTTTTAA
- the yccS gene encoding YccS family putative transporter, with product MDMWQQLKNRTWYEPLRQTFWRYPDRLMALKATISMALLSVPFVLTGHAYYGITLALGALAGALAETDDHPRGRVKALVLTVFSFALSSASVEILRPVPWLFAVGLAVSTVLFILIGGLGERYRGVSFGAVLIAIYTMLGDSLRPAPYWQPILLPAGALGYGLLSLALLYRHPWRLLEEQLARGYLALSAYLEEKARLFPSDAEKQTTIRHRLAMLNIEMVNALERTKEVLNSYAGALDDQAELVPYLRRFMLLQSLHERAASSHERYELLSSNPDNQALMEGFGQLLLQLAQATRRLADNLLTGVPYRHPVSLKWIVNALNEQLEQRPESGKQGLSLLLHNLTQSHRALLNLSDISQRKYIPRLARDTRTLWERLKAQLHWRHPRLRHAVRLSTCFVIGYGLMQWLHIEKGEWILLTSLFVCQPSYSETRRRLFQRILGTFMGVAAGVGVVQILPTQMGQLALMLLAAFYFFFWLRKRYYIAVIFITMFVLGAFNLLSGKGVAMMGPRMFDTVLGAALAIISVRLLWPDWQYKRLPVLISEALAKNTAYFKAILKEYRLSEEDDLDYRIARRQAHQADNALAMAWQDMQVEPKRQQQFRQQAFKLTYLNHALLSYLSALGAHRDIQQFINPEMEQFAVKIEEALVGASQWLDGGLKVEPTCRVSPILEHLSKRLSEMEEGTTRQQLILLYNIAEVTDQLLEASVGISR from the coding sequence ATGGATATGTGGCAACAGCTGAAAAATAGAACTTGGTACGAACCTTTGCGTCAGACGTTCTGGCGGTACCCCGACCGGTTGATGGCGCTGAAGGCTACGATTTCCATGGCTTTGCTCTCGGTCCCGTTTGTATTGACAGGCCATGCCTATTATGGAATAACCCTGGCATTGGGAGCGTTAGCGGGCGCATTGGCCGAGACCGATGACCATCCCAGGGGACGTGTTAAAGCCTTGGTTCTTACGGTATTTAGTTTTGCCCTATCCAGCGCTTCGGTTGAAATTTTACGGCCTGTACCATGGTTGTTCGCGGTAGGGCTGGCAGTTTCTACCGTGCTTTTTATTTTGATTGGAGGTCTGGGCGAACGGTATCGCGGGGTTAGTTTTGGTGCGGTACTGATTGCCATTTATACCATGCTGGGGGATTCGCTTCGGCCTGCACCTTACTGGCAACCGATTCTCCTGCCGGCTGGGGCATTGGGGTATGGTTTGCTTTCGCTGGCCTTGTTATACCGTCATCCCTGGCGGTTACTGGAAGAGCAGCTGGCACGCGGTTATCTGGCCCTTTCGGCCTACCTGGAAGAAAAGGCCCGGTTGTTTCCGAGCGACGCGGAAAAGCAGACGACGATTCGTCACCGTTTGGCCATGCTGAATATTGAAATGGTGAATGCGTTGGAGCGGACGAAGGAAGTGCTGAACAGTTATGCCGGTGCGTTGGACGATCAGGCCGAGCTGGTGCCTTACCTTCGCCGGTTTATGTTGTTGCAAAGTCTGCACGAGCGGGCGGCTTCCAGTCACGAACGATATGAACTGCTCAGTAGCAATCCGGACAATCAGGCATTGATGGAAGGTTTCGGTCAATTGCTGTTACAGCTGGCACAGGCGACCCGACGATTGGCTGACAATCTCTTGACCGGTGTGCCTTACCGGCATCCTGTTTCGCTGAAATGGATTGTCAACGCGCTGAATGAGCAATTGGAACAGCGCCCCGAATCGGGAAAGCAGGGGCTTTCGCTGTTGCTGCACAATCTCACGCAGTCGCACCGCGCGTTGCTGAACCTGAGCGACATTTCCCAACGAAAATACATTCCACGCCTGGCCCGTGACACCCGTACGTTGTGGGAACGCCTGAAAGCGCAATTGCATTGGCGTCATCCCCGGTTGCGGCATGCCGTCCGGTTGAGTACCTGTTTTGTGATTGGCTACGGGTTAATGCAGTGGCTGCACATCGAAAAGGGAGAGTGGATTTTGCTGACCAGTTTGTTTGTGTGTCAGCCCAGTTACAGCGAAACCCGCCGCAGGCTTTTTCAACGTATCCTGGGAACGTTTATGGGCGTGGCAGCCGGCGTGGGCGTAGTACAGATTCTTCCTACCCAAATGGGACAGCTGGCCTTGATGTTACTGGCCGCTTTTTATTTCTTTTTCTGGTTGCGGAAGCGTTATTACATCGCCGTTATCTTTATCACGATGTTTGTTTTGGGCGCTTTTAATCTCCTGTCGGGAAAGGGCGTTGCCATGATGGGTCCGCGTATGTTCGACACGGTGTTGGGTGCTGCACTGGCAATTATCTCTGTGAGGTTACTTTGGCCCGATTGGCAATACAAGCGGCTACCGGTTTTGATTTCTGAAGCACTGGCAAAAAACACCGCCTATTTCAAAGCAATTCTAAAAGAATACCGTCTCTCGGAAGAAGACGATTTGGACTACCGCATTGCCCGCAGACAGGCGCATCAGGCGGATAATGCATTGGCGATGGCCTGGCAGGATATGCAGGTGGAACCGAAACGGCAGCAACAATTCAGGCAACAGGCGTTTAAACTTACTTATCTGAATCATGCCCTGTTGTCGTATCTGTCGGCGTTGGGAGCGCATCGCGATATTCAGCAATTCATCAATCCGGAAATGGAACAATTTGCTGTTAAAATCGAGGAGGCTTTGGTCGGAGCCAGTCAATGGCTGGATGGTGGCTTAAAGGTTGAACCTACCTGCAGGGTGAGCCCAATTTTGGAGCACCTGAGTAAACGCCTTTCCGAAATGGAAGAAGGAACTACCCGGCAACAGTTGATTTTACTGTATAATATCGCCGAAGTTACCGATCAACTATTGGAGGCATCTGTCGGTATTTCCCGTTAG
- a CDS encoding pirin family protein yields the protein MNESVENIKPLGFQWEAPDPFLFCVHHEDFFPKGNANLGPGKKELVGRNMGQDFHVKDGWRMYHGQTVPGFPPHPHRGFETVTVVRKGWVDHSDSMGAAGRYGNGDVQWMTAGKGLQHSEMFPLVNQDAGNPMELFQIWLNLPRASKMVKPHYKMFWNEDIPRYEAADAQNGITKIELIAGKIGTLSAPVPPPDSWASKAENEVAIWVIHMEPNATFELPAASPGVNRRLYFYKGGQLHLNGANLPAYHSADVKADQPVHLMAGEEACSALLLQGRPMHEPVVQYGPFVMNTKKEIDEAFSEYRQTQFGGWPWPQDEVTHGAGAKRFAIYSDGTKEER from the coding sequence ATGAACGAATCAGTTGAGAATATAAAACCGTTGGGTTTTCAGTGGGAAGCCCCCGACCCATTTTTGTTTTGCGTGCATCATGAAGATTTCTTTCCAAAAGGAAATGCCAATTTAGGCCCCGGCAAAAAGGAATTGGTGGGAAGAAATATGGGGCAGGATTTTCATGTGAAAGATGGTTGGCGCATGTACCACGGGCAGACCGTTCCCGGTTTCCCGCCGCATCCGCACCGGGGTTTCGAAACGGTAACCGTTGTTCGCAAAGGCTGGGTCGATCATAGCGATTCGATGGGGGCAGCAGGCCGCTATGGCAATGGCGATGTGCAATGGATGACGGCGGGTAAAGGTTTACAGCATTCTGAAATGTTTCCGTTGGTGAACCAGGATGCAGGTAATCCCATGGAACTTTTTCAGATTTGGTTGAATTTGCCCCGGGCAAGCAAAATGGTCAAACCGCACTATAAAATGTTCTGGAACGAGGATATTCCCCGCTACGAAGCTGCTGATGCGCAAAACGGAATAACAAAAATCGAATTGATTGCCGGGAAAATAGGCACCCTGTCAGCACCGGTCCCTCCTCCGGATTCCTGGGCTTCGAAAGCCGAAAACGAGGTAGCCATTTGGGTGATACACATGGAACCGAATGCGACGTTTGAGCTGCCCGCTGCTTCACCCGGGGTGAACAGGCGGTTATATTTTTATAAAGGCGGCCAGCTTCATTTGAACGGTGCAAACCTGCCGGCCTACCATTCGGCAGATGTAAAAGCCGACCAGCCGGTACACCTGATGGCTGGTGAAGAAGCCTGCTCTGCCTTACTATTGCAGGGACGGCCCATGCATGAACCGGTGGTTCAGTACGGGCCTTTTGTGATGAATACCAAAAAAGAGATTGATGAGGCTTTTTCGGAGTACCGGCAAACACAATTCGGGGGCTGGCCCTGGCCGCAGGACGAAGTAACCCATGGCGCAGGCGCGAAACGTTTTGCCATCTATTCGGATGGAACGAAAGAGGAACGATAA
- a CDS encoding amino acid permease yields MDIDPLFRKKPVALIMKDAAGSEKETQMRRNLSVTDLTAFGIAAIVGAGIFSTIGTAAAQGGPAVSLLFIFTALACGFSAMSYAEFASSIPISGSAYTYAYASFGELVAWIIGWDLIMEYAVGNIAVAISWSGYFTGLVRGLGIHIPEFLSVDYLSAMRGHAEALKALAAGQTPGRLSFHLQETYLAWMHAPKIGDFRLIADLPALAIVVFISYMVYRGIREAKITSNLLVLLKLVILMVVIGVGSFYVNPGNWSPFAPNGIGGVLKGISGVFFAYIGFDAISTTAEECKNPRRDLPRSMIYALIITTLLYVTLSLVITGMVSYKNLAVSDPLAYVFHKNHLEALSGIIALGAVIAMGSVMLVFQVGQPRIWMSMSRDGLLPPRFSKLHKRFRTPAFATIVAATIVAIPALFMNLTEVTDLTSIGTLFAFVLVSGGIIIMNPRGKDKGEGGFRIPYFNSRWFLLPVWAVVLIVIFATSRSAVTLSTIEGIKWPEWIFVIVAVILSVAAIRKQWTVIPVIGLLINLFLMSELGITNWMRFVIWLVIGLVLYFSYGTKKSRLRNIDMSATVKDS; encoded by the coding sequence ATGGATATAGACCCCCTATTTCGCAAAAAACCGGTTGCATTGATTATGAAAGATGCTGCCGGAAGCGAAAAAGAAACACAAATGCGGCGCAATTTGTCGGTAACTGATTTAACAGCTTTTGGTATTGCCGCCATTGTTGGAGCCGGAATTTTTAGTACCATCGGAACAGCAGCGGCACAGGGTGGCCCTGCTGTTTCGCTGTTATTTATATTTACGGCGCTGGCCTGTGGTTTCAGTGCCATGAGTTATGCTGAGTTTGCTTCTTCCATTCCCATCAGCGGAAGTGCTTATACCTATGCCTATGCCAGCTTTGGTGAGCTGGTTGCCTGGATTATCGGCTGGGATTTGATTATGGAATACGCGGTAGGAAACATTGCCGTGGCGATTTCTTGGTCAGGCTATTTTACCGGGCTCGTTCGTGGCCTGGGTATTCATATTCCGGAATTTTTGAGTGTGGATTACCTGAGTGCTATGCGCGGTCATGCCGAAGCGCTGAAGGCGTTGGCCGCTGGTCAGACGCCCGGACGGTTAAGTTTTCATTTGCAGGAAACATACCTGGCCTGGATGCATGCGCCGAAAATTGGCGACTTCCGGCTCATTGCCGATTTACCGGCCCTGGCCATTGTGGTGTTTATTTCGTACATGGTGTACCGGGGCATTCGAGAGGCAAAAATTACCAGTAACCTGCTTGTTCTCCTCAAACTGGTTATCCTTATGGTGGTCATCGGTGTGGGATCGTTTTATGTGAATCCGGGGAACTGGAGCCCGTTTGCACCCAATGGAATTGGCGGCGTACTAAAAGGCATTTCGGGTGTTTTCTTTGCATACATTGGCTTCGATGCCATTTCCACAACGGCCGAAGAGTGTAAGAATCCGCGTCGCGATTTGCCCCGTTCGATGATTTATGCCTTAATCATTACCACGTTATTATACGTAACGCTTAGCCTGGTGATTACGGGAATGGTTTCCTATAAAAATCTCGCCGTAAGTGACCCGCTGGCATATGTATTCCACAAGAATCACCTCGAAGCCCTTTCGGGGATTATTGCGTTGGGAGCGGTGATTGCCATGGGAAGTGTGATGCTGGTATTCCAGGTTGGCCAACCCCGCATCTGGATGAGTATGAGCCGGGATGGCCTGTTGCCTCCCCGTTTCTCGAAATTGCATAAACGGTTCCGGACACCCGCTTTTGCTACCATTGTGGCCGCCACCATTGTTGCGATACCGGCTTTGTTTATGAACCTCACGGAAGTGACCGATTTGACCAGTATTGGGACGTTGTTTGCTTTTGTGTTGGTTTCCGGAGGTATTATTATCATGAACCCGCGTGGAAAAGATAAGGGAGAGGGTGGTTTCCGGATCCCCTATTTCAACAGCCGCTGGTTTTTGTTACCCGTCTGGGCCGTTGTCCTTATTGTCATTTTTGCAACCAGTAGGAGTGCAGTAACCTTGTCAACCATTGAGGGTATCAAGTGGCCGGAGTGGATATTTGTTATCGTGGCTGTAATACTTTCCGTTGCTGCTATCAGGAAACAGTGGACCGTTATTCCGGTTATCGGATTGCTGATAAACCTTTTCCTGATGTCGGAGTTGGGCATTACCAATTGGATGCGTTTTGTTATCTGGCTGGTTATCGGTCTGGTACTCTATTTTTCGTACGGCACAAAGAAGAGTCGCTTACGTAACATTGATATGTCGGCAACTGTTAAAGATTCCTGA